A stretch of DNA from Microbacterium sp. LWS13-1.2:
TCGTCGACGTCGCCCGGTCGGAACAGGTAGCCGTTCTCGCCGTCGTGTACGAGGTGCGGCAGCGCCACGGCGTCGGCGGCGACGATCGGCAGACCCGACGCCATCGCCTCCATCGTCGCGATCGACTGCAGCTCGGCGATCGAGGCGATCACGAAGAGGCTCGCATTCGTCAGGAACGACCGCAGCTCGTCGTCGGTGGTGTGGCCGTGGAAGTGCACGCGGTCGGTGAGACCGAGATCCGAGCTGAGCTGCTCGAGGTTGCGGCGCTGGTCGCCGCTGCCGACGATGTCGAAGCGGACGTCGAGGGCAGGGTCGAGCTGCGCGATCGCACGCAGCACGACGTCGATCTGCTTCTCGGTCGTGAGGCGCCCCACGAACACCAGGCGGTGCGCGTCGCGCGGGGAGAGGTCGGCGGTGTAGTTCGACGCCTCGATGCCGCAGCTGACCGGGATGACGCCCTGGATGTCGATCGTGCGCTCGAGGAACTCGGCGGCCTTGCGTGTGGGGGTCGTGACGGCGCGGGTCATCTTGAACGTGCGCTCGGCATCCTGCCAGGCGAGCTTGACGGCGTACCGCGTCCACGAGGCGGGGAGCACGGTGAAGTCGAGTACGTTCTCGGCCATGACGTGATTGGTCGCGATGACCGGGATCCCGCGCTTGCGAGCTTCGCGCGTGAGACCGCGCCCGATCACGATGTGCGACTGGCTGTGCACCACGTCGGGCTTCACCTTGTCGAGCACCCGGCGGGCGTAGTACTTCGAGCGGAACGGCATGACGAACGTGAGCCAGTCGTGCGGGTACCAGCGCCACGACGGCAGACGGTGCATGGTCATCGGCTGCCCCTCGATGACCTCGATGGACGTCCCGTGGTCGCGGTGCGTCTTGCTGGGGGCCATCACGTGCACCTCGTGACCACGGGCCACGAGGCCGGCGGCGAGCCGCTCGGCGAAACGCGCGGCGCCGTTCACGTGGGGCAGGAACGTGTCGGCGCCGATGACGATCTTCAACGGGTGAGGGGTCGCGGCGGGGGTGTCTTCGGGCGTCGCAGGATCGGTCACGGGGTTGGGGCCTGTCTGTGCGGCGGGCGGGCGGCGGGGGGCGGGTCGCCGCGCGGATCCACTGTACCCGAGGCTTCCCGGAGGCTCTCCAGGAACGCGCCGGACCCGGCACGTACCCTGGTCGCATGCCCCGTTTGCAGGCCGATGCCGATCCCAACCTCTGGGTTCCCGTGACCGAGTCGCTCGGCTTCCGCGGGCGCCGTCACCGCAAGGCGGCGATACGGATGCTGCTCGGCCAGGCCGGCAGCGCGATGGGCGCTTCGACGGGCTCAGCGACCGCGGGTCCCCGCCCGGGCAGCGGCGTCGCGGCCTGGGCGATGAGCCAGGCGGCACCCTTCCTGATGCGCAAGGCCGCCGGCCGCGTGCTCGTCTGGGTCTGGAAGGCCGACGCCGAGCTCGTCGTCGTGATGGCGCAGGTGCAGCAGGCGACGAACGACCTGCGCGCCGCGCGGGCGATGATGCCGATGGAGTACGACGACACCGAGTCGTTCCGCAACCCGTACCTCGGCGTCGGCGAGAAGCTCGAGCTGTCGCTGCCGCCCGACCCGCGCACCCCGCCCTTCGCGACGTATACGTGGGACACGGGCACGCACTTCGTGACGGTGACGGCGGTGTGCTCCGACCGCGAGCGCTTCGGCACCGTGATCGGCAGCGTCGACGACCTCGCTCGCACGCTGCGCATCGTCGACGACCTGTCGGTCGGCGAGTCGCCCGAGGTGCTGCGCATCAAACCGAAGAGCTGACGCGGGCTCCGACATGACCGAGCCCCGGCATCCCGCCGCCCATCGCCCGCTGCGGATCGGCGTGCAGCTGGCGCCGCAGCACGCCTCGTATGCCGCGTACCGCGACGCGGTGCTGCGCGCGGAGGATCTCGGCGTCGATGCGATCTTCAACTGGGATCACTTCTTCCCGCTCACCGAGCCGATGGATGCCGAGCACTTCGAAGCGTGGACGGTGCTGGCTGCGATGGCCGAGCAGACGGAGCGCGTCGAGTTCGGTCCCCTCGTCAACTGCAGCTCCTACCGAAACCCCGACCTGCAGGCCGACATGGCACGCACGGTCGACCACATCAGTGCCCACGGGACCGGCACCGGCCGGCTCATCTTCGGCACCGGATCGGGCTGGGCGCAGCCCGACTACGACGAGTACGGCTACGAGTTCGGCACGGTCGGCTCACGCCTGGACGCCCTCGCCGACGACCTGCCGCGTATCCGCTCACGCTGGGAGCGGCTCAACCCCGCACCCACCCGGCGGATCCCGATCCTCATCGGCGGTCAGGGCGAGCGCAAGACGCTGCGGATGGTCGCGCAGCATGCCGACATCTGGCACACGTTCACGCGGCTCGACGACATGCCGCGCAAGATCGGGGTGCTCCACCAGTGGTGCGCGCAGGAGGGCCGCGATCCCGCCGAGATCGAGCTGTCGACCGGCTACACCATCCGCGGCTTCGGCCCGCTCCTCGAGACGGATGCCGCACCCCGCCTGTACGAGCTGGGCTTCCGCCTCATCATCCCGGCGATCGACGGCCCGGACTACGACCTCTCGCCGCTCGCGCCCCTGCTGGAGTGGCGCGACCGGATCAACGGCGCCTGAGCGCGGCGGGCCGGTACGGTAGCCACGTCCGCCGTCGCTCGAGACCATCAGGAGGCCACGCCCATGGGCGCCGTCATCGGAGACATCCTCACGCTCGCCCTCGGTGTCGCGATCAGCCCGATCCCGATCATCGCGGCCATCCTGATGCTGCTGTCCCCGAAGGCGCGGGTGACCGGCACCGGATTCCTGCTCGGATGGGTGCTCGGGATCGTGGTCGCGGTGACCGTCTTCACCCTGCTGTCGTCGGTGCTCCCCGAGGGGGACGAGGACGCATCGCAGCCGATCAAGGGCGTCATCCAGCTCGTCCTCGGCGTCCTGCTGCTGCTCCTCGCACTGCGGCAGTGGCGCGGCCGGCCGAAGGCCGGAGCGGAGCCGGCGCTGCCGAAGTGGATGCAGGCGATCGACACGATCACCTTCCCCAAGGCCCTGGGCCTCGGATTCCTGCTGTCGGCGGTCAACCCGAAAAACCTGCTCCTCGCAGCGAGCGCGGGCGTGACCATCGGGGCCGCCGGCCTCGACGCCGGCTCGATCGTGGTCGTGATCGCGGTCTTCACCGTGATCGCGGCATCCACCGTCCTCGTGCCCGTCGTCGGCTATCTCATCGCCGCCGAGAAGCTGCGGGGCCCGCTCGACGCGCTGCGCGGCTGGCTCGCGAAGGAGAACGCGGTCATCATGGCCGTGCTGCTGCTGGTCATCGGCGTCGCGATCATCGGCAAGGGCGTCGGCAGTTTCTGATCCGCGGCGACCGCGCCTCTGACCCGAGACCGGGCCGCTCCCGCCCGGGCTACGGTGGATCCGTGACTTCGCCGACCCACGACCAGGTGCTCCTCGACGGCGGCGTCTTCCGCATGGGGTCGGACGAGTTCTACCCCGACGAGCAGCCGGTGCACGATCGTGCGGTCGCGGCCTTCCGGATCGACCGGTACGCGGTCACCAACGCCCAGTACGCCGCCTTCGTCGACGACACCGGCTACGTCACCGTCGCCGAGCGCGAGCTCGACCCCGCGAACTTCCCGGGCGCCGATGTCACCTCGCTCTCGCCCGGGGCGATGGTGTTCACCCCGACGCCCGGGCCTGTCGATCTGCGCGACTGGCGCAACTGGTGGCGGTGGGAGGCCGGCGCCTGCTGGCGTCGGCCGTTCGGACCCGAGTCGTCCGTCGACGACAGGCTGCGGCATCCGGTCGTCCACATCGCCTTCGAAGACGCCGCGGCCTACGCCGAGTGGGCGGGGCTGCGTCTGCCGACCGAGGCCGAGCACGAGTACGCCGCCCGCGGCGGGCTCGACGGCCGCCGCTTCGCGTGGGGCGACGAGCCCTACCCCGAGGGCGTGGCGCAGGCGAACTCGTGGCTCGGGCGCTTCCCGTACGACAACCAGGGCGTGGGCGACGCCGCGCCGGTCGGCTCGTACCCGCCGAACGGCTACGGGCTCTACGACATGACCGGCAACGTGTGGGAGTGGACCACCGACTACTACACCCCGCGGCACCTGCGCCTGTCGGACAAGCCCGTCGACGCGGGCAAGCGCGCGAACCTGCTCGCCGCGGCGAGCGCCCAGGAGGGTTTCCCGTCCATCCCGCGGCGTGTGCTCAAGGGCGGATCGCACCTGTGCTCGCCGGAGTACTGCCTGCGCTTCCGGCCCGCCGCGCGCTCGCCCCAGGCGGAGGACACCGGCATGTCGCACATCGGGTTCCGCTGCGCCAGCGACGCCTGACTCTGCGCTACGAGGTCCTCGTCGCGGGGAGTCGGATCGTCGGCGATCGAGGATCACGGTCGTTGAGCGAGCGAGGAACGACCGGGACTCACGGTCGTTGAGCGAGCGAGGAACGACCGGGACTCACGGTCGTTGAGCGAGCGAGGAACGAGCGAGACGAAACGCGTTACGCGCTGGGGAACACCTGCGACCAGTCGTCGCGCACGCTGACGACCGTGAACCCATGGGCGGATGCGGCCTCCAGCGCCTGCTCCGCGCCCTTGTCGTACGGCGCATCGCCGCGGCCGGTGTCGTCGTCGTGGTGGATCAGCACGCTCAGACTGCGGGGACTGCCCTGTGCGAACCGCAGCATCGGGATGTCGCCGTTCGAGTTGCCCGCGGCGAGGATCGGTCGCCGGCCGACGCGCATCCAGATGCGGACCGGCTTCTCGGGGCCGTCGTCGAAGAACGCGAGCTTCGGCGTGTACCGGACCACATTGTCGTCCCCGTCGTACTCGAGGCCCATCCCGGTGCCGACCACGCGCTCCGCCGGGATGCCGTAGTAGTCCTGTGTCATCGGGCGCATGAAGTCGCGGTCGCCGCCCGACACGATGTAGACGCCGAAGCCGTTCGCCTCGAGGAACCGGATGAGCTCCACCATCGGCTGGTAGACGGTGTGGGCGTACGAGCTGCCGAGCGAGAGGTGGCGCGCATCGCGATAGAAGGCGGCGACGGAGGCCTCGTGGTCCTCGACGCTGGCACCGGCACTCGACTCCGCGACGGCGGCGATGAGGGCGCCCAGGTCGGAGTCGTCGCCGCTGTAGTGCTTGTCGATGGCCGCCCCGAGCCAGGCCAGATCGCCCGACACGGCGGCACGATAGGGCTGCCGGTCGGCGAGTGCCGGATCGGCGGCGGCCGCCGCCTTCCACTGCTCCAGCAGGTAGTGGAGCTGTGTCGGCATGGGCTTCTCGGTCCAGAGCGTCCCGTCGTTGTCGAACACCGCGACGCGGGCATCCGCGGGAACGAAGTCGGGGCCGCCTTCGGCGGTGACGGCGGCGACGAAGTCGAGGATCGCGGCGCGGCTCGCCGTATCGCGCCAGGACGGCAGCTGGTCGGTCATGCACGCGACTCTAGCGACGTTCTCAGGGGACGCCATGCCGGCGCCCGTGTCGCCCTTCCTCACTCGGCGGAGGGCGCATAGTGTCGCTGGTAAGGGCCCCCGGGAGGCCCTTTTCGATGCGAGAACGAAGGAGACCCCTGTGCCCCGTGACTTCCAGGGAAAGATCGAGCTCGATGTCAGGGACTCCACGGCCGACTGGCCGGCGTTCCTGTCCGAGAAGGCGCCGCAGGGCGCTCCGAACGTCCTCGTGGTGCTCTACGACGACACCGGAACCGCCGCCTGGTCGCCCTACGGCGGCCGGATCAACATGCCGACCATGGAACGGCTCGCCGACAACGGCCTCACGTACTCGCAGTGGCACACCACGGCGCTGTGCTCCCCGACGCGCTCGACCTTCCTGACGGGCCGGAACCACCACCAGAACGGCTTCGCGACGATCTCGGAGTCGTCCACCGGCTTCCCGGGCTACAACTCGCACATCCCGCCGACGAACGCGACGATGGCGAATGTGCTGCGGGATGCCGGCTGGGCCACGTTCTGGGTCGGCAAGAACCACAACGTGCCCATCGACGAGTGGACCGCGGGCGCTTCCAAGAAGAACTGGCCCCTCGCGCAGGGCTACGACCGCTTCTACGGCTTCATCGGCGGCGAGACCAACAACTGGTTCCCCTCGCTCGCCGAGGACAACCACTACATCGACCAGCCGTACCTGCCGGAGGACGGCTACCACCTGTCGAAGGACCTCGCCGACCAGGCGCTGAAGATGATCCGCGACGTGAAGCAGACCGAGCCCGACAAGCCCTGGTACCTGTGGTTCTGCCCTGGGGCCAACCACGCACCGCACCACGCGCCGCAGGAGTACATCGACAAGTACAAGGGCAAGTTCGACGACGGCTACGAGGCCTACCGCGAGTGGGTGCTGCCGCGCATGATCGAGCGCGGCATCCTGCCCGAGGGCACCGACCTCACCCAGATGAACCCGATGCCCGACGGCACGTTCACCCAGACCGACCTCGTGCGGCCGTGGGCCGAGTTGAACGACGAGGAGAAGGCGATGTTCTGCCGCATGGCCGAGGTCTTCGCCGGGTTCTCGGAGTACACCGACGCCCAGGTCGGACGGATCGTCGACTACCTCGAGGAGTCCGGCCAGCTCGACAACACGCTCATCCTCTACTGCGCCGACAACGGCGCCTCGGGCGAGGGCAGCCCCAACGGCTCGGTCAACGAGGGCAAGGTCTTCGGCGGCTATCCCGACTCGCTGGAGGACAACCTGCGTCTGGTCGACAAGCTCGGCAGCCCCGACACCTACAACCACTACCCCACCGGCTGGGCGATGGCGTTCTCGACCCCGTATCGGATGTTCAAGCGGTATTCGTATCAGGGCGGCGTCTGCGATCCGCTGGTCATCCACTGGCCGGCGGGAATCGCCGCCAAGGGCGAGGTGCGCTCGCAGTACCACCACTGCACCGACATCGTCCCGACGATCCTCGAGGTCTGCGGCGTGGAGATGCCGGCCGAGTACAACGGCGTCGCGCAGACGCCGCTGCCCGGCGTCTCGATGCGCTACTCGTTCGACGCCGACGGGCCGACCAACAAGAAGACCCAGTACTACGAGATGCTCGGCAGCCGCGGCATCTGGCACGAGGGCTGGAAAGCCGTGGCCGAGCACGGGCCGATGGCCGGTATGGCGAGGTTCGAGGACGACGTGTGGCAGCTGTTCCACACCGACGTCGACCGCGCGGAGGCGCACGACCTCGCCGCCGAGCATCCCGAGAAGCTGGAAGAGCTCAAGGCGCTGTGGCTCGAGGAGGCGAAAGCCAACGACGTGCTGCCGCTGAACGACCTGCAGATCATCGGCAACGCGAAGGACTTCGAGACGTTCGTCGGCATGGAGTTCCATCAGCCGGCGCCCCCGAGCGGGCAGTTCGTCTACTACCCGGGGACCTCCGAGGTGCCGGAGCGCTCCGCGGCCAACGTCCACAACGTGTCGTACAAGATCGCGGCGGCCGTCGACCTCACCCCGGACACCGAGGGCGTGATCTTCGCGCACGGTTCCCGGTTCGGCGGGCACGCTCTGTTCGTCAAGGACGGCACCATCACGTACGCGTACAACTTCCTCGGCATTCCGCCCGAGGACCGCATCCAGGCGCCCGTCCCCACCGCGGGCAAGCACGTCATCGGGGTCGAGTTCACGAAGGAGCGCATGGGCGAGTACCGCGAGGGCATCGGGCCGCTCAAGCTGTACATCGACGACCAGCTCGTCGCCGAGCAGGAGATCCGGACGGTCCTGGGTCACTTCTCGCTGTGCGGTGAGGGCCTCACGATCGGTCGGGACAGCGCCGACCCGGTGTCGTCGCTGTACGGCTACGGGTTCGACTTCACCGGCGGCGAGATCGAGAAGGTCGTCTTCGACATCGCCGACGACGCGTACATCGACCTCGAGGCGCATCTGGCCGCCGCGATGTCGCGGGACTGAATCACGACGAACGGGACGGATGCCTCGGCCGAGGCATCCGTCCCGTTCTTCGTTCCCGGGTGCTTCAGGCGGCTGCCGCCGTCAGCCCTTCCTCGACGGTGTCGTGTGCGCGCCCCGCATCGCGAAGGCCGGCGTACCAGGAGTCCTTGCCAGCGACGCTCGCCGCCGAGTCGGGGAGCGCCGCGAGGTGGAGCACGACATCCCGGCCGGCGAGCTCCCGGTCGAGGTCGGCGAGCATGTCGAGGACCGTCATCGTCACGACGTCCTGACGCTCGAGGTCGAGCACGACCGCAGTCGCCTGCTCGTCGGTCGCGAGCCGGATGATCGCCTGCTCGTTCTCGAGCGCGTTGGCGGTGTACAGGGCCCGCAGGAGGTGCACCGCGATGGCGTCGCCCCGCCGCTCGTCCACCTCGAGCTTCGGGATATTGAGCTCGCGGAGCACCAGCACGAGCGTCACGACGACCCCGACACCCACGGCGGCGAGCAGACCGGCCGACAGCCCGATGAGGGCGACGACGACGGCGATCCAGAAGTCGGTCGGGCTGATCCGCGCCCAGCGGACGAGCTCCGGGATGTCGATGAGACCGATCACCGCAACGAACACCATGGCGGCCAGCGTCGCCTGGGGCAGCAGACTCAGCACAGGGCCGAGGAACAGCGCGACCAGCACCGCCAGCGCCACCGTGACGAGAGTCGACACCTGCGTCTTGGCGCCGGCGCTCTGGTTGACGGCGCTCTGCGAGAACCCGCCGGCCGCCGGCATCGTGGAGAAGAACGCGCCGGCGACGTTGGCGGCGCCGGTCGCCATGAGCTCCTGGTTGCTGTCGATCTGGGGCTCGGTGGTACGACGGATGCCGCGGGCCACGGCCGCCGACTCGAGGAAGGCCATCACGGCGATCGCGAGCGCCCCCGGCACCAGTGCCGGCAGCGTCGACAGCTCCGGGAGGCCTGGGAGGGGCAGGCCGGAGGGAACCGGCGCGATGAGGTCGACGCCCGCCTCCTCGAGCCCGGCGAAGGCGACGAGAAGGATGCCGGCCCCGACGACGATCAGCGCACCCGGCACCTTCGGCGCGAACCGCGCGAGCAGGAGGAGTGTCGCGATCGACCCGGCCGACAGCGCGATGGTCGGCCAGTTCACGCTGCCGAACGCCTGTCCGACGGCAGCGAGCGAGCGGAGGAACCCGTGGCCGGAGAAATCGTAGGTCTCGCCCAGCAGCTTCGGCAGCTGGCCGACGGCGACGGTCGCGCCGACGCCGATCTTCATGCCGAGCAGGGTCGCGCCGCTGATGTTCTCGACGAGCGAGCCGAGTGTGAGGAGGCGTGCGAGCAGGAGGATCGCCCCGACCAGGAGAGTCAGCATCATCAGCGCCCCGACGGCGTCGTGCGGATCGTCCGCCGCGGCCGCGACCCCTGCCGACACGAGGGTGGTGGCCGTGAGAGTCGCGATCGTCGAGGTGGTCGACACGCTCATCGCGCGACTGCCACCGAGGAGTGCGTAGACGAGCATCGGCACGATGCAGGTGTAGAGGCCGATCTCGACGGGGAGGTTCGCGATCGTCGCGTAGGCCATCGCCTGGGGAACGACGACGGCGCCCGCCGAGAGGCCACCGACGGTGTCGGGCACGAGCCACTCGCGGCGGTAGCTCGCCAGGGTCGGCAGCACCCGGCGCGGACGCGGGGCGGGCGCGGTCGTCGTCATGAGCCGAATCTACCCAGCGACCGGGGCCGGCCGACGCCCCGGCGCGGTGTCCCGTTGCTGTGTCCGGCGTCGGAAGGGTGCCACACTACGGACGTGGACTCCACCTTCCTCGCCAATCTGTCCTGGTCCCTCGCCGTCCTCGTGCATGCCGCGATCGTCATCACCGCGCTCATCGTGATCCCCCGCGGCCGCAAACCCACGGCGGCGATG
This window harbors:
- a CDS encoding arylsulfatase, which produces MPRDFQGKIELDVRDSTADWPAFLSEKAPQGAPNVLVVLYDDTGTAAWSPYGGRINMPTMERLADNGLTYSQWHTTALCSPTRSTFLTGRNHHQNGFATISESSTGFPGYNSHIPPTNATMANVLRDAGWATFWVGKNHNVPIDEWTAGASKKNWPLAQGYDRFYGFIGGETNNWFPSLAEDNHYIDQPYLPEDGYHLSKDLADQALKMIRDVKQTEPDKPWYLWFCPGANHAPHHAPQEYIDKYKGKFDDGYEAYREWVLPRMIERGILPEGTDLTQMNPMPDGTFTQTDLVRPWAELNDEEKAMFCRMAEVFAGFSEYTDAQVGRIVDYLEESGQLDNTLILYCADNGASGEGSPNGSVNEGKVFGGYPDSLEDNLRLVDKLGSPDTYNHYPTGWAMAFSTPYRMFKRYSYQGGVCDPLVIHWPAGIAAKGEVRSQYHHCTDIVPTILEVCGVEMPAEYNGVAQTPLPGVSMRYSFDADGPTNKKTQYYEMLGSRGIWHEGWKAVAEHGPMAGMARFEDDVWQLFHTDVDRAEAHDLAAEHPEKLEELKALWLEEAKANDVLPLNDLQIIGNAKDFETFVGMEFHQPAPPSGQFVYYPGTSEVPERSAANVHNVSYKIAAAVDLTPDTEGVIFAHGSRFGGHALFVKDGTITYAYNFLGIPPEDRIQAPVPTAGKHVIGVEFTKERMGEYREGIGPLKLYIDDQLVAEQEIRTVLGHFSLCGEGLTIGRDSADPVSSLYGYGFDFTGGEIEKVVFDIADDAYIDLEAHLAAAMSRD
- a CDS encoding GAP family protein; its protein translation is MGAVIGDILTLALGVAISPIPIIAAILMLLSPKARVTGTGFLLGWVLGIVVAVTVFTLLSSVLPEGDEDASQPIKGVIQLVLGVLLLLLALRQWRGRPKAGAEPALPKWMQAIDTITFPKALGLGFLLSAVNPKNLLLAASAGVTIGAAGLDAGSIVVVIAVFTVIAASTVLVPVVGYLIAAEKLRGPLDALRGWLAKENAVIMAVLLLVIGVAIIGKGVGSF
- a CDS encoding LLM class F420-dependent oxidoreductase — protein: MTEPRHPAAHRPLRIGVQLAPQHASYAAYRDAVLRAEDLGVDAIFNWDHFFPLTEPMDAEHFEAWTVLAAMAEQTERVEFGPLVNCSSYRNPDLQADMARTVDHISAHGTGTGRLIFGTGSGWAQPDYDEYGYEFGTVGSRLDALADDLPRIRSRWERLNPAPTRRIPILIGGQGERKTLRMVAQHADIWHTFTRLDDMPRKIGVLHQWCAQEGRDPAEIELSTGYTIRGFGPLLETDAAPRLYELGFRLIIPAIDGPDYDLSPLAPLLEWRDRINGA
- a CDS encoding HAD family hydrolase: MTDQLPSWRDTASRAAILDFVAAVTAEGGPDFVPADARVAVFDNDGTLWTEKPMPTQLHYLLEQWKAAAAADPALADRQPYRAAVSGDLAWLGAAIDKHYSGDDSDLGALIAAVAESSAGASVEDHEASVAAFYRDARHLSLGSSYAHTVYQPMVELIRFLEANGFGVYIVSGGDRDFMRPMTQDYYGIPAERVVGTGMGLEYDGDDNVVRYTPKLAFFDDGPEKPVRIWMRVGRRPILAAGNSNGDIPMLRFAQGSPRSLSVLIHHDDDTGRGDAPYDKGAEQALEAASAHGFTVVSVRDDWSQVFPSA
- a CDS encoding formylglycine-generating enzyme family protein, with the translated sequence MGSDEFYPDEQPVHDRAVAAFRIDRYAVTNAQYAAFVDDTGYVTVAERELDPANFPGADVTSLSPGAMVFTPTPGPVDLRDWRNWWRWEAGACWRRPFGPESSVDDRLRHPVVHIAFEDAAAYAEWAGLRLPTEAEHEYAARGGLDGRRFAWGDEPYPEGVAQANSWLGRFPYDNQGVGDAAPVGSYPPNGYGLYDMTGNVWEWTTDYYTPRHLRLSDKPVDAGKRANLLAAASAQEGFPSIPRRVLKGGSHLCSPEYCLRFRPAARSPQAEDTGMSHIGFRCASDA
- a CDS encoding glycosyltransferase, which gives rise to MTDPATPEDTPAATPHPLKIVIGADTFLPHVNGAARFAERLAAGLVARGHEVHVMAPSKTHRDHGTSIEVIEGQPMTMHRLPSWRWYPHDWLTFVMPFRSKYYARRVLDKVKPDVVHSQSHIVIGRGLTREARKRGIPVIATNHVMAENVLDFTVLPASWTRYAVKLAWQDAERTFKMTRAVTTPTRKAAEFLERTIDIQGVIPVSCGIEASNYTADLSPRDAHRLVFVGRLTTEKQIDVVLRAIAQLDPALDVRFDIVGSGDQRRNLEQLSSDLGLTDRVHFHGHTTDDELRSFLTNASLFVIASIAELQSIATMEAMASGLPIVAADAVALPHLVHDGENGYLFRPGDVDDLAGKLTTVLTQTPEERERMQRASLEGVKVHDMRRTLDTFEALYRDEPLPE
- a CDS encoding SulP family inorganic anion transporter, whose amino-acid sequence is MTTTAPAPRPRRVLPTLASYRREWLVPDTVGGLSAGAVVVPQAMAYATIANLPVEIGLYTCIVPMLVYALLGGSRAMSVSTTSTIATLTATTLVSAGVAAAADDPHDAVGALMMLTLLVGAILLLARLLTLGSLVENISGATLLGMKIGVGATVAVGQLPKLLGETYDFSGHGFLRSLAAVGQAFGSVNWPTIALSAGSIATLLLLARFAPKVPGALIVVGAGILLVAFAGLEEAGVDLIAPVPSGLPLPGLPELSTLPALVPGALAIAVMAFLESAAVARGIRRTTEPQIDSNQELMATGAANVAGAFFSTMPAAGGFSQSAVNQSAGAKTQVSTLVTVALAVLVALFLGPVLSLLPQATLAAMVFVAVIGLIDIPELVRWARISPTDFWIAVVVALIGLSAGLLAAVGVGVVVTLVLVLRELNIPKLEVDERRGDAIAVHLLRALYTANALENEQAIIRLATDEQATAVVLDLERQDVVTMTVLDMLADLDRELAGRDVVLHLAALPDSAASVAGKDSWYAGLRDAGRAHDTVEEGLTAAAA